In the Clostridium cellulovorans 743B genome, CAAAAAGCTTTGCTATTACTGGTGTTTCTTTCTTCCTCAAAGCAATAAATACAGCAGGTATATCTGATTTTAATTTTTTCGCTCTAGTTTTTAAATCTATCATTTTACTCTCCATTTTCTTCTTTCAGCTTCATCATTAAATATTCTGTTATACCCTCTATATATAAATATCTATATTCTTAATTATATCTTTTAATATATAATTTCATATTTTTCATCACTAAGCGAACTTATGGCATTATCAATGTCCTTATTTTTAACAAGAATATAATCTGTATCATAAGTAGAAATAACAAATATGCTTATACCCTTTTGGGCTAGTATCGTGCTAATGGAGGCAAGGATTCCAACTAAAGAAAAATCCAACGGACCTTCAACCTTTAATGCTCTCCAATCTTTTTCACACTTTATATCACTAGGAATATTATCTTCAGAGCAAACTATTGATAACTCATCTGATGTCCTTGTTATAGAAAAGAATTGACAACTTTGCGCCCACTTAGGAATTAATTCAGTTTTATCTAATCTACAAACTCCATATTTTTCTTTTAGTAATTTCATTGTTAATATTTTTTCTGCCATCTTTATCTTCATCCTTTCTTTTATAAGTACCCACTAATAATTTTTATTGCTTGAATTCTTTAAATCAGT is a window encoding:
- a CDS encoding ACT domain-containing protein yields the protein MAEKILTMKLLKEKYGVCRLDKTELIPKWAQSCQFFSITRTSDELSIVCSEDNIPSDIKCEKDWRALKVEGPLDFSLVGILASISTILAQKGISIFVISTYDTDYILVKNKDIDNAISSLSDEKYEIIY